One Stigmatopora argus isolate UIUO_Sarg chromosome 19, RoL_Sarg_1.0, whole genome shotgun sequence genomic window, CGGGGAACGTGTTCATCGCCAATCGGTTCTGGAGCTGGAAATGTGCGGGTGCGACGTCAGGCAAAGAAGGGAGCATTGGATAAAATGACCTGAGGAAGGCTAAATGAGAGATGAGCTCATATTTagctattatttattcatgcggCTTCGGCCTTCATTTCTTTAAATAGCCGAAGGGGCTCGGGGCAAATTCCATGCTCGGATGAAACGAGTCGTCGATCAAAGACATTTACTTTCGGCCTTCGATACTTCGTTAGAGCAAAAATGGGTGTATCTACCCACTGTGAAATGTCAGGATCATCACTAGGGCCGGGAACCCCTAGCCACCTCCCAACACGAAGCGGTTCGGGCCACGAGTAATCTTGCAACAGTTGGAAAGTAGTCGTTTTCTTCTCACCTGCTGAGGACCTTGAAGTCTTTGCTGCAGTTGGAGACGCAGCTGATTGGGCGCCAGCCTGAGCTGAGGGCCCATGCCCTGCGCCGCCGGCCGGACCATCCCCGGTCGGAGTCCCAGCACgggggcggtggcggcggcgccgaGCAAAGCCCCCCGGGCGGGGGCGAAGGCCAGCGCCTGCTGCCCCACGGTGGCCAGCTCCGGGGAAAACTGAATGGGTGGCGTGAACTGAGAAGGGTACGAAGGTGGTTTGGCCTCCAAGGCCAGCGGGGGGGCGCCCACTTGCTGAAGTGCAAAGTTTTGGCCCAACGGGTCGAAACAGCCGCCCTTTGGGGGAGAAACGAGTTAAAAATGTGTCAGGAATACAGAGAGTGGATATCAAGCATAGTGGAATTATGCTCACCTGCACGAGTTTATCGATACCGAGCGCTTTGTCCAGCTCGGCCAGTTCGCTTTCGTCGGTGCCGCTGAGGAAGGAGACCAGCTGTTCCAGCAGGGCTTTCTCGTCATTCCGGGCCTCGGGGGTGGTGGGCGCTGCCAGGACTTCGTCCAGCGTACAGGGCACGCATTGCCTGATCAAAAAACAACACCATTTTTATCGTGTTTGTAAATAACAAGAATGAATGTCGTTATGGCTTCGTCAAGTGCGAAGGCGTGCGTTAGTACTCACTCTTGGGGCGACGTAAGAGGTGTTTGCAACGGCGTCCCGAGCGTATCGAAGGACAGCGAGTCAGGCAGGGTCAGAGGCTGGAACTGGGATTCGGCCAAATCCAACTTggtcgggcctgcgtggattgaGCGACATCAATATTTTGGGAAAAGGACATAGAAGGCTTTCGCCAGGAGGTGGCAGCCCGGAACAACTTTGTGTCGGTCGGGTGGGTTACTATTGCATATTTTCTAACGTCATGTGATTCATTTATGAAAGATTGCATTGTATCGACCTCTGTTTGGCTTTTGGTTACCGCAACAGTTTAACTCATGGCTGAAGCTGCTGCATTTAACGCCGAGGTGCAAATGAGCGCCAGGGTTATTGTTGTCGAGCAACATGGACGTGACAGAATACACGTCTGCCTTGTAGCAACGTGTGCTCAATCAAGTCcatgtcttgtttttgtatgtgcAACTATGTCTGATTTATGCTCCAAAAAGTGCCTCAGAGTATCACAGGTAGAAGACTAATTTTTACTCAGCTGTTtccccaaaatgtcaaagcctGAGAATTCCCCTTGCTTACCAGTGGTCGAACTGAACAGGTTGACGATTTCTGCCTCGGGGAAGGGACTGCTGCTATTTTGGGGGGCCTGGAAGGGGTCTCCCAGTCCCTTTCCTTGGGGCTGGCTTGGTGTCGGAGGACTGCAGAAATCGAACGTCGACTGACTTTGGAGACCGCTGTCATTGTTGCCTTTAGAAAACAAACATGGGGAATGGGTCGACTTGTAtggatatttatttatgtatcccCCCCCCCACTTAGGTGGGACGTGATGAAGGCTCACCTCTATTGGGAGTGCCGGGCGGTTCCCTCTTCACGCTGATGCCGCCTGGCTGTGGTCGGGTGGGCGACTGGAGCTTGAGCTGAGGAGAAGGCGATTGGAGTTGTGGGGACGGGGACTGCAAGGAGGACTGGGAGAGCGGGGACTGCATTGGAGGTCCCGGGGACTGGAGTTGCGTGGGGGCCTGGGAGGCCGGAGAGTGGAGTTGGTGGACCCCGCCGTCGTCGGTACCCTGCTTGAGCGCGTTGGGGCCCCTGAGGGTGACTGGCAGCTGGCTTGGGGTCTCCGTGTCAGTGCCGCCGCTTGACATCTGGGtggtggatttttaaaaatgagtgcGATTTTGACAAGCGTTGTCGTCATATCAATGCAATCGTTACCGTGGAGTCGCGGCTGTCGCGCCGACTGTCTCGCCGCCTCTCCCCCAAGGGGCTGGATTTGGGGCTGACGCAAACCGGGGCGCCGCCGGTTTTGGCGACGGGGCTGCCGCCCAGCGTCGCCGCCACGCACGGGTCCCCGCTGTTTCGCTTCTCCACCTTGACCCGAACCGTCTGCAGGCTGAGCGCCGACGGAGGGGGCAGGTCTCCCAAGTCCTGCCAAGGAAAATCCGTAAGCATTATTAGCGGTCGTTGATTAATGTTTAACTGGAGATAATAGCTCGTGGCTTCTAAAGTCTGAGCAATAAACGGATTTGTTTACTCAAgtttcaaaattaaattgttAATAGTCCCTTTTTCCTCTTTTAGTATAGCAGAGATGGCTAACATGGAGTCGGTAGCCATCAGGTAGCAGCAAAATATATCCACTGATGTTCTAAAATAGTTCACCAGTGATGTGAAAAAATGCTAAACATATTTTTActgtgtagagcaggggtcgggaacctttttgacgaagagagccatactccgaatttaaaagtcaaaatacatgtaaatgggtgtcttttattttagtaatttcaccacttttaaagtggggaaaaaaagaatacttttgacaacattcttatgcagttgctaatcaatgagagtatgcattctagcagagtctaatgcaaaaaaagaagactaaagcagcactggacgtagtatctcagttctgtcaccagcgggttccatattttagctcacaggttagcgaagagccagatgcacccatcgaaagagccacatgtggctcctgagccataggttccctacccctggtgtagagtaTTACAAATAATGTGAGAATGGAGCTTTTGTGAAGTCTAGGTTTcccaaaataaatacacatgacCTTTTTAAGAAACTGAAACTGACCCTGCACCCAGTTAGCATGAAGCAACCAGACAAAAGTGAAACTCACCTTCTCGTCCGTGTCAAGCAAAAAGCGAAGGAGCTGGTGGTCTTGCGGTTCTCTGGACGTGGAGCGCTGCAGTGCGGACGGCGCTTCTTTCTttatctccatctctctcttgtCCACGCCGTCTTCGGGGGCCGCCGAGGTGGAGCAGGTGCTGGAATCGTTGCTGTCCTGGAGCAGTTTGTGTAAGATCTTATGGCGTTCCGTCAGCGTGCTGTGGGAGGCGGGGCACTGGGGCGCCGGAGAGGGTTTGGGGTGAGGCGACGGGGTGCGCTGGAGGAGGTGgaggtcgccgccgccgccgccaccgtcgCTTCCCTTCCCGTTGCTGTCCAGCGGCTGATTGGGTCTGAGATGAGCGGGTGGCGCGACGGGGGTCGTTGGGGCTCTGACCGGGTCCTCTACCCCTCCTTCCGCTCCGGGCCGGTTGGAGGAGAAGCCGCCCTGTCTGGAGAAGCATCCCTTCGGCTGAGCGGCGTTACTGGCGTCGCCGCCGCTGAGTTGTCTGTTCAGAGGCGAGTGGAGGCCCGGCACCCGCGGGCTCCCCGCCGAGCCGGCCCGCGACGCGGCCGACGACATAAACGAGGTAGGGGCGGCTGTGGTCGTGGGGCTGCCCAGAGGGGACGGGCTGTCGCCCCGCTGGGGACGAGTTCGGCCGAGGGGCGGCGGGTAGCCGGGATTCAGTCGTTGGGGGGAGacgttgctgctgctgctgctgctgccgggGGGGCGGAGCCCCGTTGAGGCGGAGGCGCTGGCGGCGGGGCCTGAGGTTTGTTTGGAGTTGCTGCCAGCGGCCAGGGCCGGCGAGCGCGAGGACGTCTGGGCCAGGTTGCCCAGGGTTGGCTGAAGGCTGGGGTTAGTGTTTTCCTGAGAGCTACCAGTGTTGTGTTCCCTGggcaaagagaaaa contains:
- the ncoa1 gene encoding nuclear receptor coactivator 1; amino-acid sequence: MSAVGESPLDPDPAESRKRKGSPCDTSAQSLEKRRRELESRYIGELADLLSSSNMGDIASLSAKPDKCHILKSTVDQIQQMKRREQEKAALRSPDDAVQKSDISSSSQGLLEKEALGPVLLEALDGFFFVVNREGRIVFVSENVVSYLGYPQQELMTSSVYSILHVGDHNEFVRKLLPKSQVNGVPWPQESGRRSGHAFNCRMLKRPPDEMDSENQEARQQYEIMQCFSVTQPRAAVQEEGDELQSCLICIACRMPRPPPVTTESFITKQDPTGKIVSIETSALRATGRPGWEDLVRKCIYAFFQPQGKEPSHAKKLLHDVMSHGTAISPLYSFALSDGTPLSAQTRCKFCCPPNPDVQPFIMGIHTINREHNTGSSQENTNPSLQPTLGNLAQTSSRSPALAAGSNSKQTSGPAASASASTGLRPPGSSSSSSNVSPQRLNPGYPPPLGRTRPQRGDSPSPLGSPTTTAAPTSFMSSAASRAGSAGSPRVPGLHSPLNRQLSGGDASNAAQPKGCFSRQGGFSSNRPGAEGGVEDPVRAPTTPVAPPAHLRPNQPLDSNGKGSDGGGGGGDLHLLQRTPSPHPKPSPAPQCPASHSTLTERHKILHKLLQDSNDSSTCSTSAAPEDGVDKREMEIKKEAPSALQRSTSREPQDHQLLRFLLDTDEKDLGDLPPPSALSLQTVRVKVEKRNSGDPCVAATLGGSPVAKTGGAPVCVSPKSSPLGERRRDSRRDSRDSTMSSGGTDTETPSQLPVTLRGPNALKQGTDDGGVHQLHSPASQAPTQLQSPGPPMQSPLSQSSLQSPSPQLQSPSPQLKLQSPTRPQPGGISVKREPPGTPNRGNNDSGLQSQSTFDFCSPPTPSQPQGKGLGDPFQAPQNSSSPFPEAEIVNLFSSTTGPTKLDLAESQFQPLTLPDSLSFDTLGTPLQTPLTSPQEQCVPCTLDEVLAAPTTPEARNDEKALLEQLVSFLSGTDESELAELDKALGIDKLVQGGCFDPLGQNFALQQVGAPPLALEAKPPSYPSQFTPPIQFSPELATVGQQALAFAPARGALLGAAATAPVLGLRPGMVRPAAQGMGPQLRLAPNQLRLQLQQRLQGPQQLQNRLAMNTFPAGGGGPHMAVRLGAPQPQIPSQPPLNAQMLAQRQRELYSIQHRQRQLFQQVMLMRQNMAGGGATAAPVAAAAAARVPKMGNNGSGAPQQAQFNFPAGYGLVSGNPPTSPGHFGGPMPGGAPVLGSPLEGKLNSQTTLLGAVQAPPFGGGSSLMQQFGGAAMVQPEPPFPPEMSPSSPLLSPQNSTCQSPLMQQAPPSGYQSPDIKNWQQTSNSLFSPSPQHGGGQTFSQQGMYNNMSVTVSMAGGSGGAGSLPASLGQPVAGSSLCSNQQVEQVQVYADVQCTVNLVGGDSYLNQSGGGGGAQKSPGPPPPTSQTSQAQQKSLLQQLLTE